One region of Brassica napus cultivar Da-Ae chromosome A10, Da-Ae, whole genome shotgun sequence genomic DNA includes:
- the LOC106419344 gene encoding 3-ketoacyl-CoA synthase 11, which translates to MSAEEKRRPLMMGGRDSSSPSDRNLPDFKKSVKLKYVKLGYHYLITHGMYLLLSPLLLLIAAQVSTFSRADLATLWDHLQYNLISVILCSTLLVFITTIYVMTRPRPVYLVDFSCYKPDDARKCTKKIFMERSKLTGSFTEENLEFQRKILQRSGLGEATYLPEAVLNVPPNPCMAEARKEAEAVMFGAIDELLAKTNVNPKDIGILIVNCSLFNPTPSLSAMIVNHYKLRGNILSYNLGGMGCSAGLISIDLAKHLLNSIPNTYAMVISMENITLNWYFGNDRSKLVSNCLFRMGGAAVLLSNKRWDRRRSKYELVDTVRTHKGADDKCFGCVTQEEDSASKVGVTLSKDLMAVAGDALKTNITTLGPLVLPTSEQLLFFATLVGRKLFKMKIKPYIPDFKLAFEHFCIHAGGRAVLDELEKNLKLTDWHMEPSRMTLYRFGNTSSSSLWYELAYSEAKGRIKKGDRIWQIAFGSGFKCNSSVWRAVRSVNPKKEKNPWMDEIHEFPVDVPTHATI; encoded by the coding sequence ATGTCTGCGGAGGAGAAGAGAAGACCATTGATGATGGGAGGAAGAGACTCATCATCACCATCTGACCGGAACCTCCCGGATTTCAAAAAATCAGTGAAGCTCAAGTACGTCAAGCTAGGCTACCACTACCTCATCACGCACGGCATGTACCTCCTCCTCTCccctctcctcctcctcatcgCCGCTCAAGTCTCCACCTTCTCCCGCGCCGACCTCGCCACCCTCTGGGACCATCTCCAGTACAATCTCATCTCCGTGATCCTCTGCTCCACCCTCCTCGTCTTCATAACGACCATCTACGTCATGACTCGTCCCCGTCCCGTCTACTTGGTCGACTTCTCGTGCTATAAACCCGACGACGCTCGCAAATGCACTAAGAAGATCTTCATGGAACGGTCGAAGCTCACTGGATCATTCACTGAGGAGAATCTTGAGTTCCAGAGGAAGATTCTCCAGCGTTCGGGGCTTGGGGAGGCTACTTACTTGCCTGAGGCTGTCCTCAACGTCCCTCCGAATCCTTGTATGGCGGAAGCTAGGAAGGAAGCTGAGGCTGTGATGTTTGGAGCTATCGACGAGCTTCTTGCTAAGACCAATGTGAATCCTAAGGATATTGGGATCTTGATTGTTAACTGCAGTCTTTTTAATCCGACGCCTTCTTTGTCTGCTATGATTGTTAATCACTATAAGCTCCGTGGGAATATACTCAGCTACAACTTGGGAGGAATGGGATGCAGCGCGGGGTTGATATCGATCGACCTCGCCAAGCATCTTCTCAACTCTATCCCCAACACTTACGCTATGGTGATAAGCATGGAGAATATCACTTTGAACTGGTACTTCGGTAACGACAGGTCGAAGCTTGTTTCTAATTGTTTGTTTAGAATGGGAGGTGCGGCGGTTCTTCTCTCGAATAAAAGATGGGACAGGAGGAGGTCGAAGTACGAGCTTGTTGATACTGTTAGGACGCATAAGGGAGCTGATGATAAATGCTTCGGCTGCGTAACTCAAGAAGAGGATTCCGCGAGCAAGGTTGGTGTGACACTGTCCAAAGATCTAATGGCTGTTGCGGGAGATGCGTTAAAGACGAACATCACTACGCTAGGACCGCTGGTTTTGCCGACGTCCGAGCAGCTTCTGTTCTTTGCGACGTTGGTGGGGAGGAAGCTATTCAAGATGAAGATCAAGCCGTACATACCTGACTTTAAGCTAGCGTTTGAGCATTTCTGTATTCACGCGGGAGGGAGAGCGGTTCTTGATGAGCTGGAGAAGAACTTGAAGCTGACTGATTGGCACATGGAGCCCTCGAGGATGACGCTATACCGTTTTGGTAACACGTCGAGTAGCTCTTTGTGGTATGAGTTAGCGTATAGTGAGGCTAAAGGAAGGATCAAGAAAGGTGATAGAATCTGGCAGATTGCTTTTGGTTCGGGGTTTAAGTGCAACAGCTCGGTTTGGAGAGCGGTTAGGTCTGTGAATCCTAAAAAGGAGAAGAATCCGTGGATGGATGAGATTCATGAGTTCCCAGTTGATGTCCCCACGCATGCAACAATCTAG